The Anabas testudineus chromosome 5, fAnaTes1.2, whole genome shotgun sequence region AAGAAGTATGTAAGACCTGCTagtacaatataaaaaacatagCTGAGCATGCACAATAGCAGCTGGAAGCCGTGGAGCAAGACTGTGTTTCTTGCTTTCTTTgcgtctgcagcagctgccttcGCAGTAAAAAGAATCCTGAAGTATGTATAGAAAAGTGTGAACCACACAATGACCAAAAACTCTGTGTTGGACACATCTCTCTTCACTGTGAGATAGGGTgctctgaaaacattttctctgaggCAAAACACTCTGGAATTAAAAAATTCTATAGATTCTGTGGTCAAAGTGACAAATAAATCTGGAATTATTGAAAGTGCACCTAGTGCCCATATCAGTCCAATCACAACATACGTTTTCTTGACTGTACAGATCTGAGTATGACGGAGAGGAAAACAGATGGCGATGTAACACTCTACTGCCATAATGGCCAGTGTTAGGGGATTATTTAGATTGACAAATATAGTCACCATTTGCAAAACTATGCATAAGGAGACGTCAAGAGTGAACACAATATAACTGAGGACTTGAAGTAGGGTGAACATGATCAGCAGGATCATATCATTGATCACCAGATGAATGTACAGGATGTAGCGAGGGTTCGAATTGAACACCTGTAGTAAAGAGAAAAAGCAGTTGAAGAAGTCTATTTAATATATAAGATTAAATTACAACTTACACTTTCTTGCTTATtactaaaatgacaaaatgtttgcacttcttttattacttttgtgcattttgtgcaTGAAACTCGATTTGTGGAAATAAGTAAGCGACAAACCTGATGATTTCTG contains the following coding sequences:
- the LOC113153534 gene encoding odorant receptor 131-2-like; this encodes MNLLNTSVNFTTPVYRDTLQTAALKNVITVVLCISINYVNGTLVHTIRNHQVFNSNPRYILYIHLVINDMILLIMFTLLQVLSYIVFTLDVSLCIVLQMVTIFVNLNNPLTLAIMAVECYIAICFPLRHTQICTVKKTYVVIGLIWALGALSIIPDLFVTLTTESIEFFNSRVFCLRENVFRAPYLTVKRDVSNTEFLVIVWFTLFYTYFRILFTAKAAAADAKKARNTVLLHGFQLLLCMLSYVFYIVLAGLTYFFPKDVLAICFAVAIFIQILSQLISPLIYGLQDKMLMKYLKRYICCTRNTKTQSQKRTAKT